The Oleispira antarctica RB-8 genome contains the following window.
AATGAATATAGAGAAGATAACCCACATTATGCGCTATACCCTACGTCAACTTGAGGTTTTTCTTGCCATCGCTCACCAGCAAAATGTAAGCAAAGCGGCTAAAGTACTGAACCTCTCTCAAAGCGCGGCTAGTTCAGCATTAAAAGAGTTGGAACAACAATTTGATGTACTGCTATTTGATCGTATTGGTAAGCGCTTGCAACTCAATGAACAAGGGCGCTTGATAAGACCCAAGGCGGAAAGCTTATTAGCTCAAGCCTCTGATTTAGAGCAAACACTGCTCAAACATGCAGATGCCGGACACTTAAAGATAGGCGCAACCCTATCGATCGGCAATTATTTAGCAGTAAGTATCATGGCTGAAATGATGCGTCAGCAGCCCAATGCGAATATCAGCCTCGAAGTAGCCAATACTGCGAGCATTAGCCAAAAAGTGCTGAATTTTGATTTGGACATTGGCCTTATTGAAGGTGAACTTCAGCATTCTGATTTAGATGTCATCCCCTGGCGAGATGATGAGCTAGCCGTTTTTTGCAGCCCCGAGCATCCTCTGGCTAACAAAAAAAGCATCAGCGATGACGACCTTGTTCAAGCGCAATGGATTTTACGCGAAGCAGGCTCTGGCACACGTCAAGCGTTTGAACGCGCCATGCATGGGATTCTGCCTAAGCTTACTATTGCTCATGAACTTCAACATACAGAAGCCATTAAGCGCGCTGTTGAAGCGAACTTAGGCATCGGCTGCTTATCTCAAATAACTCTAGAAGATGCCTTTAAACGCGGCAGCTTAATACGGCTACCCGTGCCGCATAGAGATTTTCAAAGGCAGTTCTATTTTATTTTGCATCAGCAAAAATTTCGTAGTGCTGGCATAGAACAGTGGATGGCATTATGCCTTGCGTCGGAGTAGGGCTTTAATTCGTTTTAAATTCTAACGAGACTTCAGCACCGCGCACTGCTTCTCGTACTTCATTAAAACGATATTTTTCCATATTTTCTAGTTCAGCATCGTCCATTAATAGACGACCGCCAAAAGAAGCCCCTCCTTCTTCTTTTATGTAGGGCTTTTTAGATTGTGCAGAAAACATATCAGGGAAATTCAGCTTTTGGCCCTTATCTACTCCCATAGTGCCTTCATATTTCATGTCTGGAATGGTTAAATCAAGAATAATGTTAGGCTCTTCTTCAATCACGGCGACAGGCGCCACTGGTACAACAGGTACCGAGACAATTTCTTCGATCGAATCATTTGACTTAGACGAGAAATGCTCCTCTTCAATACGCTTGATCGCTTTTTCTACCCAATTAACAAAATAACTCAACTTTTCGATAACACAGAACTCATCTGAGCTGGCATTCTTTTTTTCACTATCTCGAGTCTCTTGCTGCTGAACGGACTCATTAACAGGCACTGCCGAAGTCACTTCCGCTGAATAGCTGATAACAGGTATTAAACTGAGCATTAATATAGTAATTGCTGTTTTAATGAGACTACTTATCTCTCTATTTTTATACAAACCAAGTCCCCCTTTCTCATGCACTACTTTTTTATTACTTCTTTGTTATTACTGTGTCAGTAACATATCAGACATTGATCTTACTATTTCATCGTTAATTATTTTATTTTTTTGACGTCAATCATACAAGTGGCTGATTGTTACTAAATGTCTATTTTGTGCCCTACTCCCCTAATCCATTCATTTTTGCTACCATAGCGCTCTTTTTAGCAGGGCTTTTCCCTTATGATCACTATGTTCGGTATAAAAAACTGCGATACCATCAAGAAAGCCCGTAAATGGCTGGAAGTAGAAGGCATTGAATATCAGTTTCACGATTATAAAAAAGATGGTTTAAGCGCTGAAATGTTGGATTCTTGGGTCAAAGACCTAGGTTGGGAAGCACTAGTGAATAAACGCGGTACTACCTGGCGCAAGCTACCAGATGAGGTCAAAGAGTCGATTGATCAAGCCTCTGCTATCCAGATCATGATCGACAATACTTCTATCATCAAACGCCCTCTTTTAATTGATGGCGGCGAGAGAAAATTATTAGGCTTTAAAGCCGAAGATTATCAGAATTTTATTAATTCCTAATTAACCCGTTAGACACTTATTCACTATTTAAAGTAAGGATTTTATTATGAGCACAGCATTTGCAATTGGCTTAGGCACAAAAAACGCAAAAGGCGAATGGTTAGAAGTTTATTACCAAGCTCCTCTTTTCCAGCCAAGCGCTGACATTATTGCTGCGGCTAAAGAAGCGATCGGCTATGAAGCTGGTAACCAAGCTATTGAAGTTGACGGTGGTGAGCTTGAAGCTTTAGCAGCTGCACTAGAATCTATTGCTCCTGCACAAGCGGCATTAGCGAAAGCTTGTACTGAAAGTAAAAAGCCGGTCGTTATTACAATTTTGGAATCTGATGTTCAGTCTGAATCGACTCCAGAAGTGTATTTGAAGCTTCATTTACTATCTCATCGTTTAGTTAAGCCACACGGTATTAACCTAGCGGGCATGTTTGGTCTGCTACCAAATGTTGCTTGGACTAACTTGGGCGCAATCGATTTAGCTGAGCTGCCAGCAGCACAATTACAAGCACGCTTAAACGGTGATTTACTAAGCGTTAACTGTGTGGATAAGTTCCCACGCATGACTGACTACATTGTACCAAGTGGTGTTCGTATCGCTCATACCGCACGTGTTCGTTTAGGCGCACACATTGGCGAAGGCACAACGATTATGCATGAAGGCTTCGTTAACTTTAACGCCGGTACCTTAGGTGTTTCTATGGTTGAAGGCCGCATTTCTGCGGGTGTTGTTGTCGGTAATGGTTCTGATCTGGGCGGCGGTTGCTCGACGATGGGGACGCTTTCGGGTGGTGGTAACATCATTATTTCTGTTGGTGAAAACTGCTTATTAGGCGCAAACGCGGGTACCGGTATTCCGCTGGGTGATCGCTGCACCATCGAATCTGGCTTGTACATTACTTCAGGCACTAAGATTCAGGTTTTAGACGATGCGAAGAATGTTGTCGAAACTGTGAAAGGCCGTGACTTAGCGGGTAAAGCGGATCTTCTTTTCCGTCGCAACTCTATTTCTGGTGCGGTTGAATGCGTAACGAATAAGACAGCGATTCAGTTAAATGAAGAACTGCATGCGAATAACTAATATTTGCTAGTCTTTTAAAAATGGCTCTCTCTTATATTGATTACAATAAAGAGAGAGCCATTTTACACTCACTATTCTTTCTTTATTTAACCAACTTAATCAGCTGCTTAAAAGCATCACCTTCGGCCTTTTTCTGCAACTCAAACAATACCATTTCGGTACTGGTCATTTTGGCCCCAGCCCCTTGCATCGCCTGAAGTCCTATTTCTTTATTAGCTAACGCGCGAGAACTCACACCGTCACTCACCACATGCACGCTGTAATGCATTTTTAATAAATCCCGTACCGATTGATAGACGCACACGTGACATTCAATACCCGCCACTATCCAATTACGGCGGTTTAGGTGTTCTATTTCTGAACGAATCTTATCATCGCCCCAAATGCTAAAGCTAGATTTAGCCAAAGCACTACCAGGTAGATGTTGCGCAATATCAGGATGGGTTATACCTAACTTTTCCGGTAACTGCTCTACCCAAACGATGGGTATTGATAGCAGCTTAGCCCCTTGAATAAGAATGGCAAGATTACTCAGTAATACTGAACTGTCATGCGCCTGCAATGCTAACTTGCCTTGTACATCAACAATCAATAACCCACTATTTTCGGTCGTTATCATTATTTTAACCTCTGTAAACGGTGCTCTTTTTAAACAAAATAACGCTTAAAACTTAATAGATTTAAACTTAGCAGCTTTTAACTTATAGCCGCTTCTTATTTCTCAATTCTATTTGGCATTACGCGAAAAATAAGACGGCTCATCTTTTGCCTCTAATATTTCACGACGAATAAGATCTAAGCCAACATTCGCGATAAAACGCTGAAAATTAATACGGGTCGATGGGTAAACCAAACACTTTGTTTTTAAATGGCCCGCCTTTCCCCAGCAAAGCCAAACAGTTCCTAGTGGTTTTTCTTCACTGCCGCCATCAGGGCCTGCAATGCCCGAAACGGCAACGGCCCAATCCGCAGACGATGCCGCTAACGCACCTTGCGCCATTTCTATAACCACGGATTCGCTGACCGCGCCATGGTCTAATAAAGTTTGTTCTTTAACGTTTAATAACTGAGATTTGATTCTATTAGAATAAGTAACATACCCTGCTTCAAATACCTGCGACGAACCTGGAATGCGTGTAATGTTTGATGCAATCAAACCACCAGTGCACGATTCTGCGGCCGTCATTGTTTGTTTATTACGGGCTAATAATTCAACTAAGCATTTTGCCACTGAAGCGGGCTGCTCTGGGCCCTCTGTTAATCCTTTGATAGAGTCTTTAATGATTCCCTTAACGCTTCCTTTAATTTTTTCCTCAACGGCCCAATCACCTAAAAATCTTAAGATATGAGCGCCTAATAATTGCTCAACCTTGGCCTGCCATTGAGGCAATAGCAACTCTGCTTGTTCACTGCGAGTGGTAAATTTTAATTCTACCAAAGGGGATGCTGCCCGATAACCGACTTCAATTTCTTTTGGCCAGTTGGCTAACTGACGATCAAATAAATTTTGAATAGCCGATTCACCAATACCAAATACATGAAATTTAATCGTTTTAACTTTATCTATAATCGGCAACTGAGATTTTAATAGCGGCAATATTTCTTCCGCCCACATCACCTTCAATTCGCTGGGCACCCCAGGCGTACAGATAATCAGACAATTATTATGGTGGGCAGAAAATCCTACCGCACTGCCCATTCGGTTAGCCACAAGGCTAATCCCTTTTGGCAATACAACTTGTTTACGGTTTGCACCCTCAAGCTGAAAGCCGCGCTTTTTACACCACGCTTCTAAGTGTATTAACGCTTCGCTATTTTCTTCTAATGGCTGGCCTATAACTTGCGCGATTGCTTCAGCAGTAAGATCGTCTTCTGTCGGCCCAAGTCCTCCATTTATAATTAATACATCAGCCTGCAAGCTCATGTGTTCAATTTCAGCGACTATGCCCTTGAAGTCATCACCTAAGGTGACCTTGCGGGTAAGCTCGGCTCCTTGATCCTTTAAACTTTGTGCCAGCATCACGGAATTGGTATCAACAATATCCCCCACCATTAATTCAGTACCGGTTAATAAAAACTGAATATTAAGGGCAGGTTGTGATGCGGCTGGCGCCTGTCGTTGTGATTCACGGGTCATTATCAAGTCCTTCACTTTATCTTCACATTAGACTAAAAATAGTCTGCTTTCTTTGATGATATGTGTATCCTAGACTAATTACTACGTTCTAGATTATGTGAATAACCATGCTTTCTTTTTTCGAAAAGCTCATCAAGCCTTTCCCCAGTGAAGATCCTCAGCAACCGCCTTCGGGTGTGTTTGCTTTTTGCCGCCATTACAGTCGTGGCATTGAGATCCCTTTAATATTAATGACGGTGCTCACCGCCACGCTGGCGATGCTAGAAGTATCGCTGTTTAGCTTTATGGGACAGCTTGTCGATTGGCTTGCGACCAAAGATCGTGCGACACTTTGGCAAGAAGAAGGCGATACCCTCATCACGATGGGGGCGATCGTTCTCATCGCGCTCCCAACGATTGTATTTCTCCATGCTGCAATTATTCATCAAACGCTATTGGGGAATTACCCCATGGTGGTTCGCTGGTTGGCTCACCGCTATCTTCTTAAGCAAAGCTTAGGCTTTTATCAAGATGAATTTTCTGGCCGTATTGCTACCAAGGTAATGCAAACATCATTAGCCGTACGCGAAACCGTGATCAAGTTATTAGACGTCATGGTCTATGTTGTTGTGTACTTTTTATCGATGCTCTTCATCATTGCCCAAGCCGATGTACGCTTGATGTTACCGCTGATGGTTTGGCTGGTGCTATACATCGCCTTACAATATTATTTTGTCCCAAAATTAAAAGCGATCGCCACCGCTCAAGCCGATGCGCGATCGACCATGACAGGCCGCATCGTCGATTCGTACAGCAATATTGCCACCGTTAAACTCTTCTCTCATACCCAAAGAGAAGCCGATTATGCTCAGCAAGGCATGCAAGGTTTCCTGACCACGGTTTATCAGCAAATGCGTCTGGCCACAGGTTTAAATACCAGCATTCACGGGCTAAATTATTTACTGATTTTTGTTATTTCGGGTTTCTCGATTTATCTATGGCAAGAAAATGCCATTGGCATTGGTGCGATTACCATTGCGATCAGTTTAGCGTTACGTTTAAACGGTATGGCACAGTGGATTATGTGGGAAGTCAGCGCATTATTTGAGAATATCGGCACGGTGATTGATGGTATGGGCACGCTGTCTCAGCCTTTGCAGGTCACTGATGTAGAAGATGCCAAAGCGCTGGTCGTCAATAAAGGCGACATCGATTTTCAGAACATGAATTTCAGCTATAGCATGGCCGATGAAGAAGGAAATATCAGCCAGCGTCACATCATCAAAAATTTAAATTTACACATTAAAGCGGGTGAAAAAGTCGGTTTAGTCGGACGTTCTGGCGCAGGAAAATCGACATTAGTCAGTGCTTTGATGCGCTTTTACGATTTAGAATCTGGGCTTATTAAGATTGACGGCCAAGACATTGCAAAAGTTCAACAAGAAACATTACGCGCCCACATTGCTATGGTGACTCAAGATACTTCATTACTGCACCGCTCGGTACGCGAGAATATTTTATACGGCAGACCCGACGCAACAGAAGAAGAACTCCAGCAAGCAATTCGCAGCGCCGAAGCTCATGAATTTATCCAAGAGCTCGCGGACCTAGAAGGAAATACGGGGCTGGATGCACAAGTCGGCGAACGTGGTGTAAAACTGTCTGGCGGCCAGCGCCAACGCATCGCCATTGCTCGGGTATTATTAAAAGACGCACCGATTTTAATTTTGGATGAAGCAACGTCGGCTTTAGATTCAGAAGTAGAAGCCGCGATTCAGCACAGTTTGTATCAACTTATGGAAGGAAAAACCGTAATCGCGATCGCTCACCGATTATCGACCATTGCCGCCATGGACCGGTTAATCGTCATCGATAACGGCGAAATCGTCGAACAAGGTAGCCATCAAGAACTGATTGCCAAGCAAGGGATTTATGCTCAGTTATGGGCGCATCAAACCGGCGGCTTTATTGCCGACGATTTGAGTTAAATCGCGCTTATTTAATGGCAACAAACGCGCCAATGGTGCGATTTTTTTGCACTTCACGGTAATCAAAAACCTGGCCATTCATCGTAATATAAACGCCCGCAGGTAATATTTGCACAGCGGTCATCGCACAGCCTAAATTAAACAACGCATCGGACCCTTTAAACTGATACGGAACCATTGCGCCGAGTAAAACGACGGTTTTATTAGGCGCTAATTGCGCAGCAATGGCTTGCGCCGATTCCACCATGGTATCGGTACCATGAGTGATAATAATTTGCTTCTCATCGCAGTCATTGCAGGCCTGTGAGATGCGTAACCTATCTTCATCGTTCATCTCTAAACTGTCTTTTAGCATTAACGTATCAAGATCGATTTCTAGTGTATTTCTTGATTGCGCCAACATTTCGAAGACTGAAGATTGGCTAAAAATAAGCGCTCCGTTTAAGGGATTATATTGCTTATCGAGTGTGCCGCCTGTGATTAAAATTTTCATGTTTTAACGCTCTCTGCAATATTTTGAACTTACTTGACTGAATTATACCTAAATACTCTTGCTATTTGCCCTTAATGCTCACTCATATCAAGTTATGTCCTTTGATTTGATTCCTTCACTGTCTATAATTCGCCGCAGTTATCGCCATCTTTCCGATAGGAACCCTAATGAAACATCTAGCCTCTTGGCTTTCGCCATTAATATTATTACTTCTGCCTAGCTTAGCGTTTGCCTCTACTGATGCAACCGAATGGATTGATTTAACCAGCCACTGGGTCGGCTATACCGCCATCTCCGTTTTTGTTATTGGTTATATCTTAGTTATCTTTGAAGAACAAATTCACATGCGTAAATCAAAGCCTGTCATGATGTCGGCTGGCATCATCTGGATTTTGATCGCTGCTGTCTACGTCAATAATGGGTTCCCTCACGCTGCCGAGGTGGCTATTCGTCACAACTTTCTTGAGTACGCCGAGTTATTTTTCTTCTTGATGGTAGCAATGACTTACATTAACGCCATGCTGGACCGAGGTGTATTTGATGCGCTGCGCAGCTGGTTAGTAGCGAAAGGCTTTAGCTACAAAACCTTATTTTGGTTAACCGGTATTTTAGCGTTCTTTATATCGCCCGTTGCCGATAACCTAACCACCGCCTTGATCATGTGTGCGGTTGTCATGGCAGTAGGGGCTGACAAGCCTGCCTTCATTGGCATCGCTTGTATTAACATCGTCGTGGCCGCAAACGCTGGGGGTGCATTTAGTCCATTTGGTGATATTACTACCTTAATGGTTTGGCAAAAAGGTCTGCTTCATTTCTCTACCTTCTTTACTCTATTCATCCCATCCGTCGTCAATTTTTTAATCCCTGCCGCTATTATGCATTTTGCACTTCCGTCGGGCACACCGAATGCTGAAACTGGTGAAGCGGTTAAAATTAAGCCAGGTGGTTTACAAATTGTAGGATTTTTCTTACTAACGATAATAACGGCAGTTAGCTTTCACAACTTCCTACATTTACCGCCAGTGTACGGCATGATGTTTGGTTTAGGGTATTTGAAACTGTACGGTTTTTATATTCGTCGATTCAAAGAAGGCGGCCCTACAGGCGATGATATGGATGATCTAGACTTACCACCGGGTAGTGATGATAAGCATGGTGGATTCGATATTTTTGACAAGGTGGCAAAATCGGAGTGGGATACGTTATTCTTCTTCTACGGCGTTATTCTTTCTGTAGGCGGCTTGGGCTTTATTGGTTACTTAAGCCTGTCATCAGCTTATATATACGGCGAGCTAGGCCCTGATGTCGCCAATATTCTTGTTGGTATTATGTCTGCCATCGTTGATAATATTCCCGTAATGTTTGCCGTATTAACCATGAACCCCGATATGTCTGAGTTCCACTGGTTACTCGTTACACTCACCGCCGGTGTTGGTGGTAGCTTGCTATCGATTGGTTCCGCTGCTGGGGTTGCGTTGATGGGGCAAGCAAGAGGTTCTTATACCTTCTTTAGCCATCTTAAATGGACCCCTGTCATTGCCTTAGGTTACGCGGCTAGTATCTATGCT
Protein-coding sequences here:
- a CDS encoding Transcriptional regulator, LysR family — translated: MRYTLRQLEVFLAIAHQQNVSKAAKVLNLSQSAASSALKELEQQFDVLLFDRIGKRLQLNEQGRLIRPKAESLLAQASDLEQTLLKHADAGHLKIGATLSIGNYLAVSIMAEMMRQQPNANISLEVANTASISQKVLNFDLDIGLIEGELQHSDLDVIPWRDDELAVFCSPEHPLANKKSISDDDLVQAQWILREAGSGTRQAFERAMHGILPKLTIAHELQHTEAIKRAVEANLGIGCLSQITLEDAFKRGSLIRLPVPHRDFQRQFYFILHQQKFRSAGIEQWMALCLASE
- a CDS encoding Hypothetical isochorismatase hydrolase family protein, which codes for MITTENSGLLIVDVQGKLALQAHDSSVLLSNLAILIQGAKLLSIPIVWVEQLPEKLGITHPDIAQHLPGSALAKSSFSIWGDDKIRSEIEHLNRRNWIVAGIECHVCVYQSVRDLLKMHYSVHVVSDGVSSRALANKEIGLQAMQGAGAKMTSTEMVLFELQKKAEGDAFKQLIKLVK
- the cinA gene encoding Competence/damage-inducible protein CinA; the encoded protein is MTRESQRQAPAASQPALNIQFLLTGTELMVGDIVDTNSVMLAQSLKDQGAELTRKVTLGDDFKGIVAEIEHMSLQADVLIINGGLGPTEDDLTAEAIAQVIGQPLEENSEALIHLEAWCKKRGFQLEGANRKQVVLPKGISLVANRMGSAVGFSAHHNNCLIICTPGVPSELKVMWAEEILPLLKSQLPIIDKVKTIKFHVFGIGESAIQNLFDRQLANWPKEIEVGYRAASPLVELKFTTRSEQAELLLPQWQAKVEQLLGAHILRFLGDWAVEEKIKGSVKGIIKDSIKGLTEGPEQPASVAKCLVELLARNKQTMTAAESCTGGLIASNITRIPGSSQVFEAGYVTYSNRIKSQLLNVKEQTLLDHGAVSESVVIEMAQGALAASSADWAVAVSGIAGPDGGSEEKPLGTVWLCWGKAGHLKTKCLVYPSTRINFQRFIANVGLDLIRREILEAKDEPSYFSRNAK
- the dapD gene encoding Tetrahydrodipicolinate N-succinyltransferase; this translates as MSTAFAIGLGTKNAKGEWLEVYYQAPLFQPSADIIAAAKEAIGYEAGNQAIEVDGGELEALAAALESIAPAQAALAKACTESKKPVVITILESDVQSESTPEVYLKLHLLSHRLVKPHGINLAGMFGLLPNVAWTNLGAIDLAELPAAQLQARLNGDLLSVNCVDKFPRMTDYIVPSGVRIAHTARVRLGAHIGEGTTIMHEGFVNFNAGTLGVSMVEGRISAGVVVGNGSDLGGGCSTMGTLSGGGNIIISVGENCLLGANAGTGIPLGDRCTIESGLYITSGTKIQVLDDAKNVVETVKGRDLAGKADLLFRRNSISGAVECVTNKTAIQLNEELHANN
- the ansB gene encoding Asparaginase — protein: MKILITGGTLDKQYNPLNGALIFSQSSVFEMLAQSRNTLEIDLDTLMLKDSLEMNDEDRLRISQACNDCDEKQIIITHGTDTMVESAQAIAAQLAPNKTVVLLGAMVPYQFKGSDALFNLGCAMTAVQILPAGVYITMNGQVFDYREVQKNRTIGAFVAIK
- the nhaD gene encoding Na+/H+ antiporter NhaD putative; the protein is MKHLASWLSPLILLLLPSLAFASTDATEWIDLTSHWVGYTAISVFVIGYILVIFEEQIHMRKSKPVMMSAGIIWILIAAVYVNNGFPHAAEVAIRHNFLEYAELFFFLMVAMTYINAMLDRGVFDALRSWLVAKGFSYKTLFWLTGILAFFISPVADNLTTALIMCAVVMAVGADKPAFIGIACINIVVAANAGGAFSPFGDITTLMVWQKGLLHFSTFFTLFIPSVVNFLIPAAIMHFALPSGTPNAETGEAVKIKPGGLQIVGFFLLTIITAVSFHNFLHLPPVYGMMFGLGYLKLYGFYIRRFKEGGPTGDDMDDLDLPPGSDDKHGGFDIFDKVAKSEWDTLFFFYGVILSVGGLGFIGYLSLSSAYIYGELGPDVANILVGIMSAIVDNIPVMFAVLTMNPDMSEFHWLLVTLTAGVGGSLLSIGSAAGVALMGQARGSYTFFSHLKWTPVIALGYAASIYAHYLING
- a CDS encoding ABC transporter-related protein yields the protein MLSFFEKLIKPFPSEDPQQPPSGVFAFCRHYSRGIEIPLILMTVLTATLAMLEVSLFSFMGQLVDWLATKDRATLWQEEGDTLITMGAIVLIALPTIVFLHAAIIHQTLLGNYPMVVRWLAHRYLLKQSLGFYQDEFSGRIATKVMQTSLAVRETVIKLLDVMVYVVVYFLSMLFIIAQADVRLMLPLMVWLVLYIALQYYFVPKLKAIATAQADARSTMTGRIVDSYSNIATVKLFSHTQREADYAQQGMQGFLTTVYQQMRLATGLNTSIHGLNYLLIFVISGFSIYLWQENAIGIGAITIAISLALRLNGMAQWIMWEVSALFENIGTVIDGMGTLSQPLQVTDVEDAKALVVNKGDIDFQNMNFSYSMADEEGNISQRHIIKNLNLHIKAGEKVGLVGRSGAGKSTLVSALMRFYDLESGLIKIDGQDIAKVQQETLRAHIAMVTQDTSLLHRSVRENILYGRPDATEEELQQAIRSAEAHEFIQELADLEGNTGLDAQVGERGVKLSGGQRQRIAIARVLLKDAPILILDEATSALDSEVEAAIQHSLYQLMEGKTVIAIAHRLSTIAAMDRLIVIDNGEIVEQGSHQELIAKQGIYAQLWAHQTGGFIADDLS